Part of the Scomber japonicus isolate fScoJap1 chromosome 6, fScoJap1.pri, whole genome shotgun sequence genome, CCAAAAGCGGGTTAAGTGGCCTCCAGCCAGTAAAGCGAGTGAGTGGCAGAAGCTTGATGACGATTTGGAGGGTATCCTGAAAGCCACAATGAAAGGAGGGGCAGACAGGAAACTCCAAATAATGGCCACCATGGTCATTAGCATTGCCACTGAAAGGTTTGGAATGATTGAGAAGCGTGCTGCGGCAAAGCCTTACTCCAAGAACCGCAGGGCAGAAAAGATCTCACAGCTGCGACGGGAACTCAGGGACCTGAAGAACCAGTTCAAGGGCGCAAGTGAGGACCTGAAGCCGGGGCTGGCAGAGATTCGCTGTGTTCTGAGAAAGAAGTTGCTAACCCTCAGAAGAGCAGAGTGGCATCGGAGACGGGCAAAGGAAAGAGCGAAAAGGCGCGCTGCATTCCTAGCTAACCCCTTTGGGTTTACCAAACAGCTGCTAGGCCAGAAGCGCAGTGGACATCTAACCTGCGCAAAAGAGGAGGTAGACTCGTACCTCCACGAAACATACAGTGATGCAGTGAGGGAGGAGGATTTGGGTGAATTCAGAGACCTGATCAAGCCACCTGAGCCAACCTGTGAGTTTAACATCAAGGCCCCCACCTGGAAAGAAACTCAGTCAGTGGTCAAAGCTGCAAGGAACAACTCGGCTCCTGGACCCAATGGTATACCCTACCTGGTGTACAAGAGGTGCCCCAAGCTCCTGAACTGTCTCTGGAAAATCCTAAGGGCAATCTGGAGGCGAGGGATTGTTGCCCACCAATGGAGATCCGCAGAAGGGGTGTGGGTTCCGAAGGAAGAGAGGTCCACCACCATCGAGCAGTTTAGGACCATCTCGCTGCTCAATGTCGAGGGGAAGATATTTTTCAGTATCCTTTCCCACCGGCTGTCAGACTTCCTACTTCGAAACCAGTACATTGACACTTCAGTGCAAAAGGGTGGGATCCCAGGGGTACCAGGGTGCCTGGAACACAGTGGAGTGGTGACACAGCTGATAAGAGAGGCCCGAGAGGGGAAAGGGAACCTATCTGTGCTTTGGCTGGATCTAGCTAATGCATACGGCTCCATACCCCACAAGCTGGTGGAGGTGGCATTGGAGAGGCACCATGTCCCATGTAACATCAAGGCCTTAATCATGGACTACTATAACAGCTTCCACCTCAGATTCACTTCTGGTGCAGTTACATCAGAGCGCCACCGGCTTGAGAAAGGGATCATCACTGGATGTACCATTTCAGTGATTCTCTTTGCCTTGGCCATGAACATGCTGGTCAAGTCAGCCGAGCCGGAGTGCAGAGGGCCCACAACCAAGTCCGGCATCCGTCAGCCCCCCATCAGGGCGTTTATGGACGACCTGACTGTGACAACAACATCAGTACCAGGGTGCAGATGGATCCTCCAGGGCCTGGAGAAGCTTACCACCTGGGCCCGCATGCGCTTCAAACCAGAGAAATCCAGGTCTCTAGTCCTTAAGGGAGGGAAGGTGACTGACCGGTTCAGCTTCTTCCTTGGAGACACCCAGATTCCATCCGTCACAGAGAAGCCTGTGAAAAGCCTGGGGAAGATCTTCGACTGCTCCCTGAGGGATACAGCTTCCATCAGGGCCACCAATGAACAACTCGATGGCTGGCTAAAGGCAGTGGACAAATCTGGTCTCCCGGGGAAGTTCAAGGCATGGGTGTACCAGCATGGCATCCTGCCCAGGATATTATGGCCATTGCTGGTGTATGAATTTCCCATGTCCACCGTGGAAGGGTTTGAGCGGAGGGTCAGCAGCCACCTCCGACGCTGGCTGGGGCTCCCTCGGAGTCTCAGCAGCCTTGCCCTCTAcggcaacaacaacaagctgaaCCTACCAGTCAAGGGCCTCACGGAGGAGTTCATGGTTGCCAGAGCAAGGGAGGTCCTCCAGTACAGGGAATCGAAGGACCCAAAGGTGGCTCAAGCTGGCATTGAGGTCAGGACAGGCAGAAGGTGGAGGGCGCAAGAGGCGGTGGACCAGGCTGAAGCTCGGCTGTCCCACAAAGAGCTCGTGGGATCTGTGGCCACTGGCCGGGCAGGACTGGGAACCGTACCAACTACCCACCTCAGCAGGCTCCGGGGCAAGGATAGGCGGGACCGGGTCCAACTTGAGGTGCGGGCTGGAGTCGAGGAGCAGCGTGCTAGCCAGTGGGTGGGGCTAAGGCAACAGGGCGCGTGGACCAGATGGGAGGAAGCCATGAACAGAACCATCTCATGGCCGGAGTTGTGGAAGGCGGAACCGCTCCGCATAAAATTCCTCATCCAGTCTGTTTACGACGTCCTGCCCAGCCCTTCAAACCTCTTCCTTTGGGGCAAGGTTGAAGCTCCATCATGTACCTTGTGCCAGGGAAGGGGAACGCTTGAACACATCCTCAGCAGCTGTCCTAGGGCACTTGGAGATGGTCGCTACCGCTGGCGCCACGACCAAGTACTGAAAGCAGTTGCTGAGTCCATCCACTGTGCCGTCGACTACAGCAAGCGCTTACCACCACCGAGGCACGGGAAGGCATTTGTGAAGGCTGGGGAAAAACCCCCTCCCCAACCAAAGGCCCAAACAGGACTGCTGGGAACAGCTAAGGACTGGCAGCTGAGGGTGGACTTAGGAAAGCAGCTGAAGTTCCCCGTGAGCATCTTGAAAACCAGCCTGAGACCAGACATTGTGCTGCAATCAGAGTCTTCCAAGCAGGTTATCATGTTGGAGCTGACGGTGCCttgggaggagaggatggaggaagccagtgggaggaagagggagaaatatGCAGAGCTGGTGGAGGACTGCCGCAACAGGGGGTGGCGAGCAAGATGCTTGCCCATTGAAGTCGGGGGAAGGGGCTTTGCAGGGAAGTCACTCTGTAGAGCCTACAGTCTCCTAGGCATCACAGGGGCAAGGAAGAGGAGAGCCATCTGCTCAGCTACAGAGGCCGCTGAGAAAGCTTCTCGGTGGCTGTGGATCCAGAGGGACAAGGCGTGGACGAGCGCTTCTTGGACACAGGCCGGGAGCTGATCACTCCCGGTCGGGTCGCCTGGGTGAGGGGGTCTGAAGTTGAAAGACCCGAAACCCCCCGTGACCCCAGGTACtatcactgatgatgtgtccAAGAGTCTGCATCACGAGATGTATCTAACAACCAGTGGAGACAttatctgttgttttaaaactgttgtcaggataataataaaatccGTCAGTCATCTTCTCAGCCAAGTTGATGAATACTGTGAACAAGTAAGTAAGTGCTGCTGCAAATATCTGAGATAGAAATTGTGAAGGGTAAAACTGAGAAAGCGGCAGATAATGACAGAGTGGCAGAAGTTCAGAATATATTGGatttaatgtttgtttagttttatgcTCTTCATTTAGCAGCAACCAAAACACAGCAGGAGATACCAGACATTGATACTGAAAGACAAACGGAAACAACACTCACACATTTTGCACACACACGaatagatactgtatatatgtagaGCTTACCATGGTCATGCCCCCTACCACGTACTCACTGTTAGCCCTTTCTGCCCATGTGACTTGCAGATATTTATGTTTCACAGTATGGTTcaactccacctcctccttcacctcctcctccaacacCACCAactccacctccttctcctcctcctcctccactacctcctcctccaacacctccaccaccttctcccccctcctccaacacctccacctccttctcctccactaccttctcctcctccaccacctcctccactacctcctcctccaacacctccacttccttctcctccaccacctccttctcctcctcctccaccacccccTTCAGTTTGTTATTAAGGTTGCTCAACAGGAGTTTAATAGTTGCCAAGAACATGGGGCAATAGAAGCATAAAAGCATTGAGAGACCTTAATAATGCAGCTTCAATCTAAGACTACTGCAAATTACTTTTGAAACAAACTTCCACTGAACTTTCCAGTGTTGCCATACATTTACTACAGAATAGATCAGCAGCAAACGTCATGATGATGGACAGGAACTAAAGGAATAAGTATGTAAAAGTCACAGATttggtgaaaagaaaagaaacgtTTAAAGTCGTGAAACATGACCCTGTTTGTGGCGTGCTTGCCATCTAATCAGCATGACAAATGGAATAATactcacaaaataaacaattagTTGTAAATTGCTTTCCAAATTACATCCAGCTATTACATCAGCTGGGTGTTATTTAATAAAGATGTCATATGAAGAAAAATATAGTCA contains:
- the LOC128360629 gene encoding uncharacterized protein LOC128360629; the protein is MGCLVKEQPEQRARNSLRELQEELVGHEPHSPPHTPEDLGETQEDRGQESPHSAQDLHAREALDPDTPQHQKRVKWPPASKASEWQKLDDDLEGILKATMKGGADRKLQIMATMVISIATERFGMIEKRAAAKPYSKNRRAEKISQLRRELRDLKNQFKGASEDLKPGLAEIRCVLRKKLLTLRRAEWHRRRAKERAKRRAAFLANPFGFTKQLLGQKRSGHLTCAKEEVDSYLHETYSDAVREEDLGEFRDLIKPPEPTCEFNIKAPTWKETQSVVKAARNNSAPGPNGIPYLVYKRCPKLLNCLWKILRAIWRRGIVAHQWRSAEGVWVPKEERSTTIEQFRTISLLNVEGKIFFSILSHRLSDFLLRNQYIDTSVQKGGIPGVPGCLEHSGVVTQLIREAREGKGNLSVLWLDLANAYGSIPHKLVEVALERHHVPCNIKALIMDYYNSFHLRFTSGAVTSERHRLEKGIITGCTISVILFALAMNMLVKSAEPECRGPTTKSGIRQPPIRAFMDDLTVTTTSVPGCRWILQGLEKLTTWARMRFKPEKSRSLVLKGGKVTDRFSFFLGDTQIPSVTEKPVKSLGKIFDCSLRDTASIRATNEQLDGWLKAVDKSGLPGKFKAWVYQHGILPRILWPLLVYEFPMSTVEGFERRVSSHLRRWLGLPRSLSSLALYGNNNKLNLPVKGLTEEFMVARAREVLQYRESKDPKVAQAGIEVRTGRRWRAQEAVDQAEARLSHKELVGSVATGRAGLGTVPTTHLSRLRGKDRRDRVQLEVRAGVEEQRASQWVGLRQQGAWTRWEEAMNRTISWPELWKAEPLRIKFLIQSVYDVLPSPSNLFLWGKVEAPSCTLCQGRGTLEHILSSCPRALGDGRYRWRHDQVLKAVAESIHCAVDYSKRLPPPRHGKAFVKAGEKPPPQPKAQTGLLGTAKDWQLRVDLGKQLKFPVSILKTSLRPDIVLQSESSKQVIMLELTVPWEERMEEASGRKREKYAELVEDCRNRGWRARCLPIEVGGRGFAGKSLCRAYSLLGITGARKRRAICSATEAAEKASRWLWIQRDKAWTSASWTQAGS